The following coding sequences are from one Rattus rattus isolate New Zealand chromosome 11, Rrattus_CSIRO_v1, whole genome shotgun sequence window:
- the LOC116912105 gene encoding zinc finger protein DZIP1-like, with protein MPFQKYICYPQSNSQKNRAAPEGGATPRACVTPNSASGPLPFFQFRPRLENMNWRRLDTIDVDKVVGTTDILTLQENIMNITFCKLEGEKCPYCQAEVDPLLLKLIRLAQLTIEYLVQSQEFLTSQLSMVEDRLRLSLSGFEQNKQLLAKQAEDIRLLKQECRRRKKMLSAQQLMMGQVQADHYQCRFCDKAFMSQASLQSHLHRRHAAVDSCPGKKAMARNDKLQEEVTMLKEQLQVTRTQLESVQHTHRVRPSTDYERQKINEEDFQKLVVSWEEEEKQTLVNEMEKVKDMFRREFEQLTLKNSSLEYQLLEIQKSNGPSEVNMGREKLP; from the coding sequence ATGCCCTTCCAGAAATACATCTGCTACCCTCAGTCCAACAGCCAGAAGAATCGAGCCGCCCCAGAGGGAGGTGCAACCCCCAGGGCCTGTGTCACCCCTAACTCGGCCTCTGGACCCCTGCCCTTCTTCCAATTCCGACCTCGGCTGGAGAACATGAACTGGAGGCGTCTGGACACCATTGATGTAGACAAGGTGGTGGGAACTACGGACATCCTGACACTTCAGGAGAACATTATGAACATCACCTTCTGCAAACTGGAGGGCGAGAAGTGCCCGTACTGCCAGGCAGAGGTGGACCCACTGCTGTTGAAACTCATCCGCCTGGCACAGCTCACCATTGAGTACCTGGTGCAGTCTCAAGAGTTCCTCACCTCACAGCTGAGCATGGTAGAGGACCGGTTACGCCTGAGCTTGAGTGGCTTCGAGCAGAACAAACAGCTGCTCGCCAAGCAGGCTGAGGATATCAGACTTCTCAAGCAGGAGTGTCGACGCAGGAAAAAGATGCTGTCTGCCCAGCAGCTGATGATGGGCCAGGTCCAAGCCGACCATTACCAGTGTCGTTTTTGTGACAAGGCCTTTATGAGTCAAGCTTCTCTCCAGAGCCACCTCCATCGCCGCCACGCTGCTGTAGATTCTTGTCCTGGGAAAAAGGCAATGGCAAGGAACGACAAGCTCCAGGAGGAGGTCACCATGTTGAAGGAGCAGCTGCAGGTCACCAGGACCCAGCTGGAGTCGGTGCAGCACACCCACAGAGTCCGACCCTCTacagactatgaaaggcagaaaataaatgagGAGGACTTCCAGAAGTTAGTGGTTagttgggaggaggaagaaaagcagacacTGGTGAATGAGATGGAAAAAGTCAAGGACATGTTTAGGAGGGAGTTTGAGCAGTTAACATTGAAGAATTCATCTTTAGAATATCAATTATTGGAAATCCAGAAATCTAATGGGCCGAGTGAGGTCAACATGGGCAGGGAGAAACTCCCCTAG
- the Prr27 gene encoding proline-rich protein 27, with protein sequence MKLLLWACIMCVAFAKRKRYPFIHKKSPSSTEEDYFGNRYPLKPSLNIPYGLWNDNLPPFVLPPLNTQQGNAITKFSGNSELERGLSLYPWIPTSPKFRYIYQNYNYPADAPLNGPAIVPLPAPRPFPARPYPFVIPPKISVISPIGHEPVAASAVPAEGEALVPEFPVDKHIAGLPPAIKLATPMLPSEPKSLAPEPAPAHFAAPEPVPVHFLAPEPPHPQPEMAVPAAPHPMAPEPAVALSMGAQSLEAETPAGQSPENKPTSGELPVAQSLPTLPAAGQPPPDELMASQSLVGKLITSEPTEAKQEGPEPFEAKSASHEPQPFSTSEYDLTTLQRYSSLSEQAPLKRKETEMRRKADHLNAREQTDLRLGGEAIRCHGNVLDLEVLGCNHCNEGPKVRAVTFSHWV encoded by the exons aaacgTTATCCCTTCATTCACAAG AAATCGCCCTCATCCACTGAAGAG gATTACTTTGGAAATCGCTACCCACTTAAACCATCTCTGAATATCCCGTATGGCCTATGGAATGATAATTTGCCACCTTTTGTTTTGCCTCCTCTTAACACTCAACAAGGAAACGCCATTACCAAATTCTCCGGAAATTCTGAGCTTGAAAGAGGGCTATCTCTATATCCTTGGATTCCCACTTCTCCCAAATTTCGCTATATATACCAAAACTATAACTACCCCGCAGATGCTCCACTGAATGGTCCTGCAAttgttcctcttcctgctccccgACCCTTTCCTGCCAGGCCATATCCCTTTGTCATCCCTCCAAAGATTTCTGTCATCTCACCCATTGGACATGAGCCTGTAGCAGCTTCTGCTGTGCCTGCTGAAGGCGAGGCTTTGGTACCTGAGTTCCCTGTAGATAAACATATTGCAGGTCTGCCTCCGGCGATCAAACTTGCAACACCCATGCTACCCTCTGAACCCAAATCTCTTGCACCTGAGCCTGCTCCAGCCCACTTTGCTGCACCCGAGCCTGTCCCAGTCCATTTTCTTGCACCGGAACCTCCTCATCCCCAGCCAGAGATGGCTGTGCCTGCCGCACCCCACCCCATGGCACCTGAACCCGCTGTAGCCCTATCTATGGGAGCACAGTCTCTAGAAGCTGAAACCCCTGCAGGCCAGTCTCCTGAGAACAAACCTACTTCAGGTGAGCTTCCTGTAGCACAGTCTCTGCCGACCTTGCCTGCTGCAGGCCAACCTCCTCCGGATGAACTCATGGCAAGCCAGTCTCTTGTGGGAAAACTTATTACATCTGAGCCTACTGAAGCAAAACAGGAGGGACCTGAACCTTTTGAGGCCAAATCTGCTAGCCACGAACCACAGCCGTTTTCTACCAG TGAATATGACCTGACTACCCTGCAACGATACTCATCCCTTTCGGAACAAGCTCCTCTAAAGCGGAAGGAGACTGAAATGAGGAGGAAGGCTGACCA TCTGAATGCTCGTGAGCAGACAGACCTTAGGCTCGGAGGTGAGGCCATACGCTGCCATGGCAACGTCCTGGACCTTGAGGTTTTAGGCTGCAACCACTGCAACGAAGGTCCGAAGGTCCGGGCTGTCACTTTCTCACATTGGGTGTAG